A section of the Mycobacterium sp. 3519A genome encodes:
- a CDS encoding LuxR family transcriptional regulator: MSELDAPALNWSDLGVSELVPTGTVTLLLADVEGSTRLWETQPADMTAAFATLDRTLAEVVAAHGGVRPVEQGEGDSFVIAFGRASDAVACALALQRAPLAPIRLRIGVHTGEVQLRDESNYIGPTINRTARLRDLGHGGQTVLSGTTTDLVCDRLPDGAWLADLGTHPVRDLPRPERVVQLCHPDVRNEFPPLRTAKTGSTQNLPAQFTTFVGRVGQVDEVRRLVRQNRLVTLTGAGGAGKTRLAVEAAAELPDDFEDGVWWIDLAPVADPAVVTLTVARTLDLPDQPGRSPLETIQRFIADRKILLLLDNCEHLLDACGDAITQLLSACAYLTILTTSREPIAVSGEVTWRVPSLSLQDEAIALFTDRAQRARPTFHAAGGDEELVADICRRLDGMPLAIELAAARVRALSLAQIADSLNDRFRLLTGGARNALRRQQTLRASVDWSHALLTDAEQTLFRRLGVFMDGFDLDAARAVAAANEVEQFQSLDQLTLLVDKSLVIADEEEGAMRYRLLETVRQYALEKLAESGEANQTRDRHRDHYIATAEALEGDERLVDWAERETGNLRAAHTWSIDCGDFESALRLMSSLQRVWETRGRMGEGIAGFDLVFQDKRYRDDGVSPDVWVRAVADMSILAAWTATPASLERGEQALTAARELGDPTLIASCLAACGALAYYSPEVSKTYLADAIDLLRATGNLSRLCHILSYLAFANNVAGQPIASRAAAEEGRKVAEAVGDGFVSRHCRVWAAIAVGWRGGVTAAEPVLRDLTAEAHAAGERMLELLALICETNLLANAGDFESARASVKEAREVSAAMGGFHEDAVYTVSAYASLSAGDGAEAREACESAVAHTVPQRMPYVRATAPMIEALLSCGEVTAARRWADDGILTAVGNYRMLALVGRAYVALAQDESEQAERDAHDALALATETGAFLRAPEALEVVARTACASGEFRHAARLFGAAVAMRATLGIVRWPVYSVGYEASVDATREALGDTDFDASWQEGATLSPEEAIAYAQRGRGERRRPASGWESLTPTELDVVRHATEGLGNRDIAARLFISPRTVQTHLTHVYAKLGLTSRIQLIQEAGRHV, from the coding sequence ATGAGCGAACTTGACGCGCCCGCATTGAACTGGAGCGATCTTGGCGTGAGTGAGCTGGTACCCACCGGGACGGTGACGTTGCTGTTGGCTGACGTCGAGGGGTCGACGCGGCTGTGGGAGACCCAGCCCGCCGACATGACAGCGGCGTTCGCCACCTTGGATCGCACCCTCGCCGAAGTGGTCGCCGCGCACGGCGGTGTGCGGCCGGTCGAACAAGGCGAAGGAGACAGCTTTGTCATCGCGTTCGGCCGAGCCAGTGATGCAGTGGCGTGCGCGCTAGCTTTGCAACGGGCGCCGCTGGCCCCGATCCGGCTGCGAATCGGGGTGCACACCGGTGAAGTCCAATTGCGTGACGAGTCGAACTACATCGGCCCCACGATCAACCGCACCGCACGCCTGCGTGATCTCGGGCATGGCGGACAGACGGTATTGTCCGGCACGACCACGGATCTGGTGTGCGACAGGCTGCCGGACGGCGCGTGGCTGGCCGACCTCGGCACGCACCCTGTCCGCGACTTGCCGCGACCAGAGCGTGTCGTACAACTCTGCCACCCTGACGTCCGCAACGAATTCCCGCCGCTGCGCACCGCGAAAACCGGTAGCACTCAGAACCTTCCAGCTCAATTCACCACGTTTGTCGGCCGCGTCGGACAGGTCGACGAGGTACGTCGGCTGGTGCGCCAGAACCGTCTCGTAACGCTGACCGGAGCCGGCGGCGCAGGCAAGACCCGTCTCGCGGTGGAGGCCGCGGCCGAACTGCCCGACGACTTCGAAGATGGCGTTTGGTGGATCGACCTGGCCCCAGTCGCCGACCCCGCCGTCGTCACGCTGACGGTGGCCCGCACTCTCGATCTGCCCGACCAGCCAGGACGATCTCCGCTGGAGACGATCCAGCGATTCATCGCCGATCGGAAAATACTTCTGCTGCTGGACAATTGTGAGCATCTTCTGGACGCGTGCGGGGACGCCATCACCCAGCTGTTGAGTGCATGTGCGTACTTGACGATCTTGACCACCAGCCGTGAACCGATCGCCGTCTCCGGCGAGGTGACGTGGCGCGTTCCCTCGCTGTCGTTGCAGGACGAGGCCATCGCGCTGTTCACCGACAGAGCCCAGCGCGCGCGGCCCACCTTTCACGCCGCGGGCGGCGACGAAGAACTGGTCGCCGACATCTGCCGACGGCTCGACGGGATGCCGCTGGCCATCGAGCTGGCTGCAGCGCGGGTGCGGGCGCTGTCGCTGGCCCAGATCGCCGACAGCCTCAACGACAGATTCCGCCTGCTGACCGGCGGCGCTCGGAACGCATTGCGCCGCCAGCAGACCCTGCGCGCCTCGGTGGACTGGTCACACGCCCTGCTGACGGACGCCGAACAAACACTGTTCCGCAGACTCGGCGTCTTCATGGACGGGTTCGATCTCGACGCCGCGCGCGCCGTCGCCGCCGCCAACGAGGTCGAGCAGTTCCAGAGTCTCGATCAACTCACCCTCCTCGTGGACAAGTCGCTGGTCATCGCCGACGAAGAGGAAGGCGCCATGCGTTACCGCCTCCTGGAGACGGTCCGCCAGTACGCGCTCGAAAAACTGGCAGAGTCCGGCGAGGCCAACCAGACACGCGATCGACATCGCGATCACTACATCGCCACAGCGGAGGCACTCGAGGGCGATGAGCGACTCGTCGACTGGGCTGAGAGGGAAACCGGAAATCTTCGTGCCGCGCACACGTGGAGCATCGACTGCGGCGACTTCGAGTCCGCTCTTCGTCTGATGTCATCGCTGCAGCGGGTATGGGAAACACGCGGCAGGATGGGCGAGGGAATCGCAGGATTCGATCTCGTTTTCCAGGACAAGCGTTATCGGGACGACGGCGTTTCGCCGGACGTCTGGGTGCGAGCGGTCGCCGACATGAGCATCTTGGCGGCGTGGACCGCCACGCCGGCCAGCCTGGAACGGGGCGAACAGGCACTGACCGCTGCCAGGGAACTGGGCGACCCGACGCTGATCGCGTCGTGTCTCGCGGCTTGCGGTGCACTCGCCTACTACAGCCCCGAGGTCTCCAAGACGTATCTGGCCGACGCCATCGATCTCCTGCGGGCGACCGGCAATCTGTCCAGGCTGTGCCACATCCTCAGTTATCTGGCTTTCGCGAACAACGTTGCAGGTCAACCGATTGCATCACGAGCCGCCGCTGAAGAGGGGCGAAAAGTCGCCGAGGCTGTGGGTGACGGATTCGTGTCGCGCCATTGCCGGGTGTGGGCCGCCATCGCCGTCGGATGGCGCGGCGGTGTGACGGCGGCCGAACCGGTGCTGCGGGACCTGACGGCAGAGGCACACGCGGCGGGCGAACGCATGCTCGAGTTGTTGGCACTCATCTGCGAGACCAACCTGTTGGCCAACGCGGGGGATTTCGAATCGGCTCGCGCCAGCGTGAAGGAAGCCCGTGAAGTCTCGGCAGCCATGGGCGGATTCCACGAGGACGCGGTGTACACGGTGTCTGCTTACGCGTCGCTGTCCGCCGGTGATGGCGCCGAAGCAAGAGAGGCATGCGAATCGGCGGTAGCGCATACCGTTCCGCAGCGGATGCCATATGTTCGTGCCACGGCTCCGATGATCGAGGCGTTGTTGTCGTGCGGCGAAGTCACCGCAGCGCGCCGGTGGGCCGATGACGGCATCCTCACGGCGGTGGGCAACTATCGGATGCTTGCGTTGGTCGGGCGCGCTTACGTCGCGCTGGCACAGGATGAAAGCGAACAGGCCGAACGCGACGCTCACGACGCATTGGCACTCGCAACTGAGACAGGTGCATTCCTGCGTGCGCCCGAGGCGCTCGAAGTGGTCGCGCGGACGGCGTGCGCAAGCGGTGAGTTCCGTCACGCCGCGCGGCTGTTCGGAGCGGCTGTTGCCATGCGCGCCACGCTGGGCATCGTCCGCTGGCCGGTCTACTCGGTCGGTTACGAGGCATCGGTTGACGCCACCCGAGAAGCGTTGGGAGACACGGATTTCGATGCGTCTTGGCAGGAGGGGGCCACGCTATCGCCCGAAGAGGCCATTGCTTACGCGCAGCGCGGACGCGGGGAACGCAGACGACCTGCCAGCGGGTGGGAGTCGTTGACCCCGACCGAATTGGACGTCGTGCGGCACGCCACCGAGGGGCTGGGCAACAGAGACATCGCGGCACGGCTGTTCATCTCACCGCGCACCGTACAAACCCATCTCACACACGTGTACGCCAAGCTCGGACTGACGTCCAGGATCCAGCTCATCCAGGAGGCCGGTCGTCACGTGTAG
- a CDS encoding Hsp20/alpha crystallin family protein translates to MLRFDPFSDLDALTRGLLTNQAGSTRTPRFMPMDLCKIDDHYLLTADLPGVDPGSVDVSVDNGTLTITAHRTARSEDSVQWLANERFFGSYRRQLSLGEGIDASAISATYENGVLSVTIPLAERAKPRKIEVAHGADQKSIEPTTVESE, encoded by the coding sequence GTGCTCCGCTTCGATCCTTTCAGTGACCTTGATGCCTTGACCCGAGGCTTGCTGACGAACCAGGCCGGGTCAACTCGTACCCCACGGTTCATGCCGATGGATCTGTGCAAGATCGACGATCACTACCTGCTGACGGCCGACCTGCCCGGCGTTGACCCCGGTTCGGTCGACGTGAGCGTCGACAACGGCACGCTGACCATCACCGCACACCGCACCGCCCGATCCGAGGACTCCGTGCAGTGGCTGGCCAACGAGAGGTTCTTCGGCTCGTACCGCAGGCAGTTGTCCCTCGGTGAAGGCATCGACGCCTCAGCGATCTCGGCGACCTACGAGAACGGCGTGCTGAGCGTCACGATCCCGCTGGCCGAACGCGCCAAGCCGCGCAAGATCGAGGTCGCCCACGGTGCCGACCAGAAGTCGATCGAGCCGACCACCGTCGAATCCGAATAG
- a CDS encoding helix-turn-helix domain-containing protein: MLGLLGDEWTLLVVQQALLGATRFAEFKARLPISNSVLTRRLQALTRDGLLDRREYQTNPTRAEYLVTPRSRSLWPVLVSIWEWERRWVPDHADTLPSMRHLACGADFSPLIVCRACGQGVSDKDVVAQWGPSGSWPRSIPVASTRRRSDQRDAAGLFPQTMSVLGNRWGFALLVAAFVGMSRFTDFQSQLGAPPGSIADRLSIFTANGVLVGAQGRYRLTEKGRALFAVLVLALQWAQRWFPSQEGPAVVVTHTGCGGRFTGVLVCDQCAERLTGAQVEAI, encoded by the coding sequence ATGCTCGGGCTGCTCGGCGACGAGTGGACGCTGCTGGTGGTTCAGCAGGCGTTGCTCGGTGCGACACGGTTCGCGGAATTCAAGGCGCGGCTCCCGATCTCTAATTCGGTGCTGACGCGCCGACTGCAGGCGCTCACCCGCGACGGCCTGCTGGACCGCCGCGAGTACCAAACCAATCCCACCCGCGCCGAGTACCTGGTCACGCCGCGTAGCCGTTCGCTGTGGCCGGTGCTGGTGTCGATCTGGGAGTGGGAGCGCCGCTGGGTACCCGATCACGCCGACACGCTGCCCAGCATGCGGCACCTGGCCTGCGGAGCAGACTTCAGCCCGCTGATCGTCTGCCGCGCATGCGGTCAGGGCGTCAGCGACAAAGACGTTGTCGCGCAATGGGGTCCGAGCGGTTCATGGCCGCGGTCGATCCCCGTCGCGTCGACACGGCGCCGGTCCGATCAGCGCGACGCCGCAGGCTTGTTTCCACAGACGATGAGCGTGCTGGGCAACCGCTGGGGGTTCGCGCTTCTGGTCGCGGCGTTCGTCGGGATGAGCCGGTTCACGGACTTCCAGAGCCAACTCGGCGCCCCGCCGGGATCGATCGCCGACCGGCTGTCGATCTTCACGGCGAACGGCGTGCTGGTCGGCGCACAGGGCCGCTACCGGCTCACCGAAAAGGGCCGCGCGTTGTTTGCTGTGCTGGTGCTGGCGCTGCAGTGGGCGCAACGGTGGTTCCCGTCGCAAGAGGGTCCGGCGGTGGTGGTGACGCACACCGGCTGCGGCGGCCGGTTCACCGGGGTGCTCGTCTGCGACCAGTGTGCGGAGCGATTGACAGGTGCGCAGGTCGAAGCCATTTAG
- a CDS encoding carotenoid oxygenase family protein — protein sequence MNTEIVGKFLSTLPEDDDHPYRTGPWRPQTTEWDADDLRVVQGELPADLDGVYLRNTENPLHPALKAYHPFDGDGMLHVVGFRDGKAFYRNRFVRTDGFIAENEAGGPLWPGLAEPVSLSKRDQGWGARGLMKDASSTDVTVHRGVALTSFYQCGDLYRLDPYTGDTLGKEQWNGAFPFDWGVSAHPKVDDATGELLFFNYSKQAPYMHYGVVDENNDLVHYVDVPLPGPRLPHDMAFTENYVILNDFPLFWDPALLERNAHVARFHRDMPSRFAIVPRRGDTIRWFEAEPTFVLHFTNAYEDGDWVVLDGFFQGDPEPTDNGMGNNSPQAGGAPRERAFRFLALDRLQARLHRWRFNLVTGQVSEEQLSDSITEFGMINSGYAGTPYRYAYAATGKPSWFLFDGLVKHDLHTGAEERFAFDDGVYGSETAMAPRLGSTGEDDGYLVTLTTDMTADASYCLVFDAARVSDGPVCKLALPERISSGTHSTWVAGSELRRWRDTDTAAAAIGL from the coding sequence ATGAACACGGAGATCGTCGGCAAGTTCCTGTCGACGTTGCCGGAGGACGACGACCACCCCTACCGCACCGGCCCCTGGCGCCCGCAGACCACCGAATGGGACGCCGACGATCTGAGGGTGGTCCAGGGCGAACTCCCGGCGGACCTCGACGGGGTCTACCTGCGCAACACCGAGAACCCGCTGCATCCCGCTCTGAAGGCATATCACCCATTCGACGGCGACGGCATGCTGCACGTCGTCGGGTTCCGCGACGGAAAGGCGTTCTACCGCAACCGGTTTGTCCGCACCGACGGCTTCATCGCGGAGAACGAGGCGGGCGGCCCGCTGTGGCCCGGCCTGGCCGAGCCGGTGTCCCTGTCGAAGCGCGATCAAGGCTGGGGCGCGCGCGGGTTGATGAAGGACGCGTCGAGCACCGACGTCACCGTGCACCGCGGCGTCGCATTGACGAGCTTCTATCAATGCGGCGATCTGTACCGCCTCGACCCGTACACCGGCGACACGCTCGGCAAGGAGCAGTGGAACGGCGCGTTCCCGTTCGATTGGGGCGTGTCGGCGCATCCCAAGGTCGACGACGCCACCGGCGAACTGCTGTTCTTCAACTACAGCAAGCAGGCGCCGTACATGCACTACGGCGTTGTCGACGAGAACAACGACCTCGTGCACTACGTCGACGTGCCACTGCCAGGCCCACGACTCCCCCACGACATGGCGTTCACCGAGAACTACGTGATACTTAACGACTTTCCGTTGTTCTGGGATCCCGCCCTGCTGGAGCGCAACGCGCACGTGGCGCGGTTCCACCGCGACATGCCGTCGCGGTTCGCGATCGTTCCCCGTCGCGGCGACACTATCCGGTGGTTCGAGGCGGAGCCGACGTTCGTGCTGCACTTCACCAACGCCTACGAGGACGGCGACTGGGTCGTGCTGGACGGCTTCTTCCAGGGCGACCCGGAACCGACCGACAACGGCATGGGCAACAATTCCCCGCAAGCGGGAGGTGCCCCCAGGGAGCGGGCGTTTCGCTTCCTCGCGCTGGACCGGCTGCAGGCGCGGCTGCACCGGTGGCGCTTCAACCTCGTCACAGGGCAGGTGTCCGAAGAGCAACTCTCGGACAGCATCACCGAGTTCGGCATGATCAACTCCGGTTACGCCGGAACGCCGTATCGCTACGCGTATGCGGCGACCGGCAAGCCGTCCTGGTTCCTGTTCGACGGCCTGGTCAAACACGATCTGCACACCGGCGCCGAAGAGCGGTTCGCGTTCGACGACGGCGTCTACGGCAGCGAAACCGCGATGGCGCCTCGACTCGGCAGCACAGGTGAGGACGACGGCTACCTGGTCACGCTGACCACCGACATGACCGCCGACGCCTCGTACTGCCTGGTGTTCGACGCCGCCAGGGTCAGCGACGGCCCGGTGTGCAAACTGGCGCTGCCGGAGCGCATTTCGAGTGGCACGCACTCCACGTGGGTGGCCGGTTCGGAGTTGCGGCGATGGCGGGACACCGACACGGCGGCGGCCGCGATCGGGCTGTAG
- a CDS encoding acetyl-CoA acetyltransferase — translation MGTPDVWILGGHQTDFARNWTREGRDFADLTTDVVEHTLASAKIDAGDIEVVHVANAFGEMFARQGHLGAMPASVNDALWDTPASRHEAACASGSVATLAAMADLRSGAYRTALVVGVELEKTVPGDTAAQHLGAAAWTNHEGGDAKFMWPFMFDRVADEYDRRYGLDDAHLRAIATLNCGNARTNPNAQTRDWTGPPPLAADDATPPVEGRLRRFDCSQMTDGGAGIVLVTDDYLRDHPDARPIGRIDGWGHRTVGLGLQQKLDRAADDPYVLPHVRAAVLDAFRRAHVTLDDVDGFEVHDCFTPSEYLAIDHIGLTGPGESWKAIENNEIELGGRLPINPSGGLIGGGHPVGASGIRMLVDAAKQVSGGAGDYQVEGAKTFGTLNFGGSTATTVSFVVTGGPR, via the coding sequence ATGGGTACTCCCGACGTCTGGATCCTTGGCGGCCACCAAACCGACTTCGCCCGCAATTGGACACGCGAAGGGCGCGACTTCGCCGATCTGACCACCGACGTCGTGGAGCACACGCTCGCCTCGGCCAAGATCGACGCCGGTGATATCGAAGTCGTCCATGTCGCCAACGCATTCGGCGAGATGTTCGCCCGGCAGGGCCACCTCGGCGCGATGCCCGCCAGCGTCAACGACGCCTTGTGGGACACGCCGGCGTCCCGTCACGAGGCGGCATGCGCGTCCGGGAGTGTCGCGACCCTGGCCGCGATGGCGGATCTGCGGTCCGGCGCCTACCGCACCGCACTCGTGGTCGGCGTCGAACTGGAGAAGACCGTGCCCGGTGACACCGCAGCCCAACATCTCGGCGCCGCCGCGTGGACCAATCATGAGGGTGGCGACGCAAAGTTCATGTGGCCGTTCATGTTCGACCGCGTCGCCGACGAATACGACCGTCGGTACGGCCTCGACGACGCGCATCTGCGCGCCATCGCGACGCTGAACTGCGGCAACGCGCGCACCAACCCCAATGCGCAGACGCGCGATTGGACGGGGCCGCCCCCGTTGGCCGCCGACGACGCCACCCCGCCGGTGGAGGGGCGCCTGCGCCGGTTCGACTGCAGTCAGATGACCGACGGTGGGGCTGGCATCGTCCTGGTCACCGACGACTACCTGCGCGACCATCCCGATGCGCGGCCGATCGGCCGGATCGACGGTTGGGGGCACCGCACCGTGGGACTCGGCCTGCAGCAAAAACTCGACCGCGCGGCCGATGACCCCTACGTCCTTCCCCACGTGCGGGCGGCGGTGCTCGACGCGTTCCGCCGCGCTCACGTCACGCTCGACGACGTCGACGGTTTCGAGGTGCACGACTGCTTCACGCCCAGCGAGTACCTGGCCATCGACCACATCGGGCTGACCGGGCCCGGTGAATCGTGGAAAGCCATCGAGAACAACGAGATCGAACTGGGCGGGCGACTGCCGATCAACCCGAGCGGCGGCCTGATCGGCGGCGGGCATCCGGTCGGCGCATCCGGGATACGCATGCTCGTCGACGCGGCCAAACAGGTCAGCGGCGGCGCCGGCGACTACCAAGTCGAGGGCGCAAAGACGTTCGGCACTCTGAACTTCGGCGGCAGCACCGCAACCACCGTCAGCTTCGTCGTGACCGGAGGCCCGCGATGA
- a CDS encoding GAF and ANTAR domain-containing protein yields the protein MSTPRNYDLAHRMAELARASAAPRSVDEVLNGVTATALELMPGADAAGILLIGKGGTFRSVADTSELPVQLDELQMRFNEGPCRDAALEEVIVRTGDFRSEERWPKYSVAAVELGVLSGLSLKLYTTERTAGALNLFAKSAHAFTADDETTGVVLAAHAAAAIMASSHGEQLQSALSTRDRIGQAKGIIMERFNVDDLQAFEMLRRLSQDSNTRLIDVAERVIETRGEK from the coding sequence ATGAGTACGCCGCGAAACTACGACCTGGCCCACCGGATGGCTGAGCTCGCGCGTGCGTCCGCGGCGCCACGAAGCGTCGACGAGGTGCTCAACGGCGTGACGGCCACGGCGTTGGAATTGATGCCAGGGGCGGACGCCGCCGGGATCCTGCTGATCGGAAAGGGTGGCACGTTCCGATCCGTCGCCGACACCTCTGAGCTGCCCGTTCAGCTGGACGAGTTGCAGATGAGGTTCAACGAGGGACCGTGCAGGGACGCGGCTCTCGAGGAAGTGATCGTGCGGACGGGGGATTTCCGCAGCGAGGAACGCTGGCCGAAGTACTCCGTCGCGGCGGTGGAACTCGGGGTGTTGAGCGGCTTGTCGCTCAAGCTCTACACCACCGAGCGCACCGCGGGCGCCCTGAACTTGTTCGCCAAGAGCGCACACGCGTTCACCGCCGATGACGAGACCACGGGCGTCGTCCTCGCCGCGCACGCGGCGGCGGCGATCATGGCCAGCAGCCACGGCGAGCAGCTGCAGTCGGCGCTGTCCACCAGGGACCGCATCGGCCAGGCCAAGGGCATCATCATGGAGCGGTTCAACGTCGACGACTTGCAGGCTTTCGAGATGCTGCGCAGGCTCTCACAGGACAGCAATACCCGGCTGATCGACGTCGCGGAACGCGTCATCGAAACTCGTGGCGAAAAATAG
- a CDS encoding esterase family protein: MKRRQWRTRIFGKRLTIAALTASLIWAAVSVLGSVGTASAFSRPGLPVEYLEVPSAAMGRDIKVQFQGGGTHAIYLLDGLRAQDDYNGWDINTPAFEWYNGSGLSVVMPVGGESSFYSDWYQPAVGNGTTQTYKWETFLTQELPAWLSANKGISTTRNAVVGLSMSGSASLILAAYHPQNFIYAGSLSGFLHLSDGIWPTLVGFAMNDAGGFKADAMWGPGSDPAWARNDPTVQVGKLVANHTRLWIYAGNGTPSDLGGANVPAEFLENMLHQSNVDFQNDYQAAGGNNATFNFPPNGTHDWPYWGAQLQAMKPDVQRVLGASGT, translated from the coding sequence GTGAAGAGACGGCAATGGCGAACGAGGATATTCGGTAAGCGGCTGACGATCGCCGCGTTGACGGCATCACTGATCTGGGCAGCTGTTTCTGTTCTCGGCAGCGTCGGGACGGCGTCCGCGTTCTCCCGGCCGGGCCTGCCCGTCGAGTACCTGGAGGTGCCGTCGGCGGCCATGGGACGCGACATCAAGGTGCAGTTCCAGGGCGGCGGCACGCACGCCATCTATTTGCTCGACGGCCTTCGCGCCCAAGACGATTACAACGGCTGGGACATCAACACCCCCGCGTTCGAGTGGTACAACGGCTCGGGTCTGTCGGTCGTGATGCCGGTCGGCGGAGAGTCCAGCTTCTACTCGGACTGGTATCAACCCGCCGTCGGTAACGGGACAACACAGACCTACAAGTGGGAGACGTTCCTGACGCAGGAACTGCCCGCCTGGCTGTCGGCCAACAAGGGCATCAGCACGACCCGCAACGCCGTGGTCGGGTTGTCGATGTCGGGATCCGCATCGCTGATCCTTGCCGCGTATCACCCGCAGAACTTCATCTACGCGGGCTCGCTGTCGGGCTTCCTGCATCTGTCCGACGGCATCTGGCCCACGCTGGTCGGTTTCGCGATGAACGACGCGGGCGGCTTCAAGGCCGACGCGATGTGGGGTCCGGGCAGCGACCCGGCTTGGGCCCGCAACGATCCGACCGTTCAGGTCGGCAAGCTCGTCGCAAACCACACCCGGCTGTGGATCTACGCGGGCAACGGGACACCGTCGGATCTCGGCGGCGCCAACGTGCCCGCGGAGTTCCTGGAGAACATGCTGCACCAGAGCAACGTCGACTTCCAGAACGACTACCAGGCCGCCGGCGGCAACAACGCGACGTTCAACTTCCCGCCGAACGGCACCCACGACTGGCCGTACTGGGGCGCGCAACTGCAGGCCATGAAGCCGGACGTGCAGCGCGTGCTGGGCGCCAGCGGCACATAG
- a CDS encoding D-2-hydroxyacid dehydrogenase: protein MPERPRVLVLVEPDPDVPPPPLHLIPDDVEVIQIDSAPTDDDLAGASVLYIWDHRFADLAPLLRRTDDVRWVHAASVGVNRLICPELGSITLTNSRGVFDTSISEWVLAAVLAHVKGMAESWALQREHTWRYRTTGRLAGTRAAVVGTGSIGRAIADRLARLDVHVTLVGRNADLVAVAADVDVLVLAVPLTPATTALVGAEVLDALGPRGFLVNVGRGPTVVESDLVDALRAGALAGAALDVFEVEPLPADSPLWSMPNVFVSPHMSGDYVGFEIDLMEVFTDNLRRWLRGEPLHNVVDTAVGYVPR from the coding sequence GTGCCCGAACGCCCCCGCGTCCTCGTCCTGGTCGAGCCGGACCCCGACGTGCCGCCACCTCCGCTGCACCTCATTCCCGACGACGTCGAGGTGATCCAAATCGACTCCGCTCCAACGGATGACGATCTCGCGGGGGCGTCCGTGCTGTACATCTGGGACCACCGGTTCGCCGACCTCGCCCCGCTGCTGCGCCGCACCGACGACGTGCGCTGGGTGCACGCCGCATCGGTCGGGGTCAACCGGCTGATCTGCCCCGAGCTGGGTTCGATCACGCTCACCAACTCGCGCGGCGTGTTCGACACGTCGATCTCCGAATGGGTGCTCGCCGCCGTGCTCGCACACGTCAAGGGGATGGCTGAGTCCTGGGCGTTGCAACGAGAGCACACGTGGCGATACCGCACGACGGGGCGGCTGGCGGGTACCCGAGCAGCCGTGGTGGGCACCGGTTCGATCGGCCGGGCCATCGCCGACCGCCTGGCCCGCCTCGACGTCCATGTCACGTTGGTCGGCCGCAACGCCGACCTCGTCGCGGTGGCCGCCGACGTCGACGTGCTGGTGCTGGCGGTGCCACTCACCCCAGCCACCACGGCGCTTGTCGGGGCCGAGGTGCTCGACGCGCTCGGACCGCGCGGATTCCTCGTCAACGTGGGCCGCGGACCGACCGTCGTGGAGTCCGACCTCGTGGACGCGCTGCGGGCGGGCGCACTGGCCGGCGCGGCTCTCGACGTGTTCGAGGTCGAGCCGTTGCCTGCCGACTCGCCGCTGTGGTCGATGCCGAATGTGTTTGTGTCGCCTCATATGTCGGGTGATTATGTCGGTTTCGAGATCGACCTGATGGAGGTGTTCACTGACAACCTGCGGCGTTGGCTGCGCGGCGAACCGCTGCACAACGTCGTCGACACCGCCGTCGGCTACGTGCCACGCTGA
- a CDS encoding class II aldolase/adducin family protein, with translation MGEPATDRQFLDPAAYEPEITDPAELRAHRKRRLALAYRVFGAMGWGSLGDGHISARDPERTDCFWLGRYGAPFRHMTTDDLVLVRPDGTIEGGGYINMAAYYIHHPIHEARPDIISAAHCHTPYGTPFSAKVTKLQPISQEACAFFEDHEIFDDEEVNISSTDGGKRIAAAIGGARAAILRNHGLLTVGATIDAAVGFFLLMERCAEVQVKASDGCPIGPDWARRVHDDFDEVAAWQAFQWAQRSYLPDASVAGR, from the coding sequence ATGGGTGAACCGGCAACTGACCGCCAATTCCTCGATCCCGCGGCTTACGAGCCCGAGATCACCGATCCCGCCGAACTGCGCGCCCACCGCAAGCGCAGGCTCGCGCTGGCGTATCGGGTGTTCGGCGCGATGGGCTGGGGTTCGCTCGGGGACGGCCACATCTCGGCGCGTGACCCCGAGCGGACCGACTGCTTCTGGCTCGGCCGTTACGGTGCACCCTTCCGGCACATGACCACCGACGACCTCGTGCTCGTCCGCCCCGACGGCACCATCGAGGGCGGCGGCTACATCAACATGGCGGCCTACTACATTCACCATCCGATCCACGAGGCCAGGCCGGACATCATCTCGGCCGCGCATTGCCACACACCGTACGGCACGCCGTTCTCAGCGAAAGTCACCAAACTCCAACCGATTTCACAGGAAGCGTGTGCGTTCTTCGAGGATCACGAGATCTTCGACGACGAAGAAGTCAACATCTCCTCGACCGACGGCGGCAAGCGGATTGCCGCGGCGATCGGCGGTGCCCGTGCCGCGATCCTGCGCAACCATGGGTTGCTGACGGTGGGTGCCACCATCGACGCCGCGGTCGGCTTCTTCCTGCTGATGGAGCGGTGCGCCGAGGTGCAGGTGAAGGCTTCTGACGGTTGCCCGATCGGGCCTGACTGGGCCAGGCGGGTGCACGACGACTTCGACGAGGTCGCCGCGTGGCAGGCATTCCAGTGGGCGCAGCGTAGTTACCTGCCTGACGCCAGCGTGGCAGGGCGGTAG